From the genome of Sphingobacterium kitahiroshimense, one region includes:
- the gldL gene encoding gliding motility protein GldL — MSKKKDNSKWLNVAISWGASIVIIGVLFKILHIGGSYANYMIGIGLGVEAFLFFLMGLNPPAPEPDWSRVYPELDENYTGELPTRSATVVNTPTGPSATVALDKMFADANIDETSIGNLGRGLRDFSEKMSAINKISDVSLATEDFTQKLKLATSKFDSMSVAFEQASANLVQMSNSSADTASYHEQVNKLTTNLQQLNGMYERELQDSATHLKSMNQFYENLSYTMQNFNESLDDSKAFKEEVGKLAKNLNALNAIYGNMLSAMNQPRV; from the coding sequence ATGAGTAAGAAAAAAGACAATTCGAAATGGTTAAATGTCGCCATCTCTTGGGGAGCGAGTATTGTCATCATCGGTGTACTGTTCAAGATTCTCCACATCGGCGGTTCCTATGCCAATTACATGATCGGAATCGGATTAGGAGTTGAAGCCTTCTTATTTTTTCTAATGGGTCTCAACCCTCCTGCACCAGAACCAGATTGGAGCCGCGTATATCCAGAATTGGATGAAAACTATACCGGTGAACTACCTACCAGAAGTGCAACTGTCGTGAACACACCTACGGGACCTTCTGCTACTGTAGCTTTGGACAAAATGTTTGCAGATGCTAATATTGACGAAACAAGTATCGGCAATTTAGGAAGAGGATTACGTGATTTCAGCGAGAAAATGTCGGCGATCAATAAAATCTCAGATGTTTCTTTGGCAACAGAAGATTTTACGCAAAAGCTGAAATTGGCAACATCCAAATTCGACAGCATGAGTGTTGCTTTTGAGCAGGCTTCTGCTAATTTGGTACAGATGTCCAATTCATCCGCAGATACTGCCAGCTACCACGAACAGGTGAATAAGCTGACAACAAACCTGCAACAATTGAATGGTATGTACGAGCGTGAACTACAGGATTCGGCTACGCACTTAAAATCGATGAACCAATTTTATGAAAATTTAAGTTATACGATGCAAAACTTCAATGAGTCATTAGATGATTCTAAGGCATTCAAAGAAGAAGTTGGCAAGTTGGCAAAAAACCTAAACGCTTTAAATGCGATCTATGGCAATATGTTGAGTGCAATGAACCAACCGCGTGTTTAA
- a CDS encoding PAS domain-containing sensor histidine kinase, translated as MIAFDSYILSVLHHSPQATAIYNNGDLNIAYANQGMLDIWCADESIIGKTLCACFPNFVQEGFCSILKNVWKTGITYNATEVAANIVVGDRKIKRYFDFEYKAILDEKGQTYAILHTASDVTERKLANNKMERQREELSLSYKLDRLASTLSHDLKNPLSVLKMGNDFLLKNEDLSVDVAKRWYKNFSESIQNIESIINQTLQLNKVRGSKNMADCVEIDKRIGEWINEVKLNFPERQIEFQLGHLYSLNADSGAVYQIFVNLIGNAVKFANSKGAYLHIDSEETDQGIVYIFEDNGIGIPEDELTKVLLMEVRGTNSSHIVGSGIGLSLVKDLMEFMGGTINLSSAIGKGTVVRLFFPQSVEDC; from the coding sequence ATGATCGCTTTTGATTCCTATATTTTGTCGGTGCTACACCATTCGCCCCAAGCAACCGCTATTTATAATAACGGTGATCTGAATATCGCTTATGCTAATCAGGGTATGCTGGATATCTGGTGTGCTGATGAGTCCATCATTGGAAAGACCTTATGCGCCTGTTTTCCAAATTTTGTACAGGAAGGGTTTTGTTCTATTCTTAAAAATGTCTGGAAGACCGGCATTACTTATAATGCCACGGAAGTCGCCGCCAATATTGTGGTGGGAGACAGAAAAATCAAACGTTATTTCGACTTTGAGTATAAAGCGATACTTGATGAGAAGGGACAGACTTACGCTATATTGCACACGGCAAGTGATGTGACCGAAAGAAAATTGGCTAATAATAAAATGGAAAGACAGCGCGAGGAGCTTTCTTTAAGTTATAAATTGGACCGTTTGGCCAGTACCTTATCGCACGATCTGAAAAATCCATTATCTGTTTTAAAGATGGGAAATGATTTTCTGCTTAAAAATGAAGATCTTTCTGTTGACGTGGCTAAACGATGGTATAAAAATTTCTCTGAATCCATACAGAATATTGAATCCATCATCAACCAGACTTTGCAGCTCAATAAAGTACGTGGTTCAAAAAATATGGCTGATTGTGTCGAGATCGATAAAAGGATCGGAGAATGGATTAATGAAGTGAAGCTGAATTTTCCAGAACGACAGATCGAATTTCAGTTGGGACATCTCTATTCTTTAAATGCAGACAGTGGTGCGGTATATCAGATTTTTGTTAACCTGATTGGTAATGCTGTGAAATTTGCCAATAGTAAAGGGGCATATCTGCATATTGATAGTGAAGAGACAGATCAAGGTATTGTCTACATTTTTGAGGATAATGGAATTGGTATTCCTGAAGATGAATTAACCAAAGTATTACTCATGGAAGTTCGGGGTACCAATTCTTCACATATAGTAGGGTCAGGAATTGGATTATCATTGGTAAAAGATCTAATGGAATTTATGGGAGGCACTATCAACCTTTCAAGTGCTATAGGAAAAGGAACGGTTGTTCGATTATTTTTTCCGCAAAGTGTAGAGGATTGTTAG